In a genomic window of Fusobacterium sp.:
- a CDS encoding RtcB family protein: MRTKFYEITGKYNTAKVFTNVIENEAVEQIKTLCNQEFISGSKIRVMPDVHSGAGCTIGTTMTISDKVIPNLVGVDIGCGMETAMIADKEIDLEKLDKLIYEKIPSGRNIRKIPHDLINEIDLNQLRCTGHVKMDRALRSIGTLGGGNHFIEAGKDEEGNIYITVHSGSRHLGLEVANYYQKMGYKALNKVSDIDIEKIIEQLKNEGREKEINKTIKEIKKQIITDIPPALAYVSEELFDDYVHDMKLIQKFAVLNRKAMMNEIIKGLGTEIIEEFTTIHNYIDTDMMILRKGAVSAKKGEKLLIPINMRDGSLICIGKGNEDWNYSAPHGAGRLMSRTKAKKVFNLKSFKEEMAGVYTTSVNKDTLDECPMAYKAMEDIVKNIGDTVDIIKRIIPIYNFKAGE, encoded by the coding sequence ATGAGAACTAAATTTTATGAGATAACTGGAAAATATAATACTGCTAAAGTTTTTACAAATGTAATTGAAAATGAAGCTGTTGAACAAATAAAAACACTGTGCAATCAGGAATTCATAAGTGGAAGTAAAATACGTGTTATGCCTGATGTACACTCAGGAGCAGGATGTACTATAGGAACTACAATGACTATAAGTGATAAAGTGATACCTAACTTAGTAGGAGTGGATATAGGCTGTGGAATGGAAACAGCTATGATAGCAGATAAAGAAATTGATTTAGAAAAATTAGATAAACTTATCTATGAAAAAATACCATCAGGTCGTAATATAAGAAAAATTCCTCATGATTTAATAAATGAAATTGATTTGAATCAACTGAGATGTACAGGACATGTAAAAATGGATAGAGCTTTGAGAAGTATAGGAACTTTAGGTGGCGGAAATCATTTTATTGAAGCTGGAAAAGATGAAGAAGGAAATATCTACATAACTGTTCATTCAGGAAGCAGACATTTAGGGCTGGAAGTAGCTAATTATTATCAGAAAATGGGGTATAAAGCTCTTAATAAAGTAAGTGATATAGATATTGAAAAAATTATAGAACAGTTAAAAAATGAAGGAAGAGAAAAAGAAATAAATAAAACAATTAAAGAAATAAAAAAACAGATAATAACAGATATTCCCCCAGCTTTGGCTTATGTATCAGAAGAACTTTTTGATGACTATGTACATGATATGAAATTGATACAGAAATTTGCTGTATTGAATAGAAAAGCTATGATGAATGAAATAATAAAAGGGCTGGGAACAGAAATAATAGAAGAATTCACTACAATTCATAATTATATTGATACTGATATGATGATATTGAGAAAAGGGGCAGTATCAGCTAAAAAGGGAGAGAAACTTTTAATACCTATAAATATGAGAGATGGGAGCCTTATATGTATAGGAAAAGGAAATGAGGATTGGAACTACTCAGCTCCACATGGTGCTGGAAGATTAATGAGCCGTACAAAAGCAAAAAAAGTTTTTAATTTAAAAAGCTTTAAAGAAGAGATGGCAGGAGTATACACTACATCTGTAAATAAAGATACTCTGGATGAGTGTCCTATGGCATATAAAGCTATGGAGGATATTGTAAAAAATATAGGCGATACTGTAGATATTATAAAAAGAATTATTCCTATATATAATTTTAAAGCTGGAGAATAA
- a CDS encoding PG0541 family transporter-associated protein: MTDGHYNYKMIFVNINESQKARLEDFFDEIKFYYYTVQKKVESVWDAKVKHKNTLIWPGTDCIFVLTIPEKNLDKMLKNLKTFRMSLPHGIVMTAGIIPVDRIIIDFLNEDIIPDEELLERLKEKHKVK; encoded by the coding sequence ATGACAGATGGACATTATAACTATAAAATGATATTTGTAAATATAAATGAATCACAAAAAGCAAGACTTGAAGATTTTTTTGATGAAATAAAATTTTATTACTATACAGTACAGAAGAAAGTGGAAAGTGTATGGGATGCTAAAGTAAAACATAAAAATACTCTTATTTGGCCAGGAACAGACTGTATATTTGTATTAACTATCCCAGAGAAAAATTTGGATAAAATGCTGAAGAATTTGAAAACTTTTAGAATGTCTCTTCCTCATGGAATAGTAATGACTGCAGGTATCATTCCAGTAGACAGAATCATAATAGATTTTCTAAATGAGGATATAATTCCTGATGAGGAACTTTTAGAAAGACTAAAAGAAAAACATAAAGTAAAATAA
- a CDS encoding efflux RND transporter periplasmic adaptor subunit has protein sequence MKKLLLIISLFSLVACGDNKTAQTEKKEVVKLARTIELNEQNLEYVKDYNGELKPVNEVVIITPTGGDVKKINFKNGDTVKTGDIILELTDASTEASYYEAEGNLLKAKSSYSTDKISYEKYKKLYAKELVSEDEFLNSKNKFETSTGSLKIAEANFIRAKDNFSRLKVTAKINGTVTDLNLKEFEKVTASQKVLTVVDNSKMELIIAVSGKDTEYTKVGSEAEVIVEELGEKLAGTITEINLSSDSNTKKYSVKLSVNNENKRLLKGLYAKVKLQQGYIKGLFVPKQAIMIKDLYSYIVISRNNTAVIYKVTPDITIGDEQMIEFPDYQTGDRVVVEGQYLLNNNDKIKEN, from the coding sequence ATGAAAAAATTATTATTAATTATTTCTCTTTTTTCTTTAGTTGCATGTGGTGATAATAAAACAGCTCAAACAGAAAAAAAAGAAGTGGTTAAACTAGCGAGAACAATTGAATTGAATGAACAAAATCTTGAATATGTAAAGGATTATAATGGAGAATTAAAACCTGTTAATGAAGTAGTTATAATAACTCCTACAGGGGGAGATGTAAAAAAAATAAACTTTAAAAATGGAGATACAGTAAAAACAGGAGATATAATTCTTGAACTTACTGATGCTTCAACAGAAGCAAGTTACTATGAAGCTGAAGGAAATCTTTTGAAAGCTAAATCGAGTTATTCAACTGATAAAATTTCATATGAAAAATATAAAAAATTATATGCTAAAGAGCTTGTTTCAGAAGATGAATTTTTGAATTCTAAAAATAAGTTTGAAACAAGTACAGGAAGTTTAAAAATTGCTGAAGCCAATTTTATAAGAGCTAAGGATAATTTTTCAAGGTTGAAAGTAACAGCTAAAATAAATGGAACTGTAACAGATTTAAACCTTAAGGAATTTGAAAAAGTAACAGCTTCTCAAAAAGTATTAACAGTTGTTGATAATAGTAAAATGGAACTAATTATAGCTGTTTCTGGGAAAGACACTGAATATACTAAAGTTGGGAGCGAAGCAGAAGTTATTGTAGAAGAATTAGGAGAAAAGTTGGCTGGAACAATAACTGAAATAAATCTTAGTTCAGATAGCAATACCAAAAAGTATTCAGTTAAACTTAGTGTAAATAATGAAAATAAAAGACTTTTAAAAGGATTATATGCAAAGGTAAAATTACAGCAGGGATATATAAAAGGATTGTTTGTTCCTAAACAAGCAATAATGATAAAAGATCTTTATTCATATATAGTTATCTCAAGGAATAATACTGCTGTTATTTATAAAGTTACTCCTGATATTACAATAGGAGATGAGCAGATGATTGAGTTTCCCGATTATCAGACAGGGGATAGAGTAGTAGTAGAAGGGCAGTATCTTCTTAATAATAATGATAAAATAAAGGAGAACTAG
- a CDS encoding WYL domain-containing protein, whose amino-acid sequence MAEFNELIKKFDKIREYMREFFIYGFKSREELAAKSLRSYDDDKRRIESYLSGYMAFHQNEKGKNIFLSVDSRKITENPLYKVFKTKSFTKNDITLHFIILDILYKNEKFSLKEITDKINDDYFFKFKEVNILDTATIRLKLSEYVKEGILKSEKNGKEIYYYFEDIDFDILNYGDTISIFSEISPIGVIGSFIMDRFEIRNVKFTFKHSYIFHAMESEILYKILKALNRKSKIELEYFIKKDKKSIMKKILPLKIFISVQTGRRYIAGYLESGSVFMYRLDKIKNVKILEEDKNFDKLKNEMEEKLPYLWGVSFKKLKLETLKMVLYIGRKEEYIIERLKTEGRHGVINQLSNDKWEYKIEVYDALEMLPWIRTFIGRIISLESTNEDLCRKFYRDFESVYRLYDGGKK is encoded by the coding sequence ATGGCTGAATTTAATGAATTGATAAAGAAATTTGATAAAATAAGAGAGTATATGAGAGAGTTTTTTATCTATGGTTTTAAAAGCAGAGAAGAATTAGCTGCTAAAAGTCTTAGAAGTTATGATGATGATAAAAGACGTATAGAAAGTTATTTATCTGGGTATATGGCATTTCATCAAAATGAGAAAGGAAAAAATATATTTCTTTCAGTAGACAGCAGAAAAATAACTGAAAATCCCTTATATAAAGTATTTAAAACAAAATCTTTTACTAAAAATGATATAACATTACACTTTATAATTTTAGATATTTTATATAAAAATGAAAAGTTTAGTTTAAAAGAGATAACAGATAAAATAAATGATGACTATTTTTTTAAGTTTAAAGAAGTTAATATTTTGGATACAGCAACAATAAGGCTTAAACTTTCAGAATATGTAAAGGAAGGAATATTAAAAAGTGAAAAAAATGGTAAAGAAATATATTATTATTTTGAAGATATAGATTTTGATATTCTTAATTATGGAGATACAATATCTATTTTTAGTGAAATATCTCCAATAGGGGTTATTGGAAGTTTTATAATGGATAGATTTGAAATTAGAAATGTGAAGTTTACTTTTAAGCACAGTTATATATTTCATGCAATGGAAAGTGAAATTTTATATAAAATACTAAAAGCATTAAATAGAAAATCTAAAATAGAATTAGAATATTTTATAAAAAAGGATAAAAAAAGTATTATGAAAAAAATACTCCCATTGAAAATATTTATAAGTGTACAAACAGGGAGAAGATATATTGCTGGATACTTAGAATCTGGGTCTGTTTTTATGTATAGACTTGATAAAATAAAAAATGTAAAAATTTTAGAAGAAGATAAAAATTTTGATAAATTAAAAAATGAAATGGAAGAGAAGCTGCCATATTTATGGGGTGTTTCTTTTAAAAAGCTTAAATTGGAAACATTAAAAATGGTATTGTATATTGGGAGAAAAGAAGAGTATATAATAGAAAGACTTAAAACTGAAGGAAGACATGGAGTAATCAATCAGTTGTCCAATGATAAATGGGAATATAAAATAGAGGTATATGATGCATTAGAGATGCTTCCTTGGATAAGAACTTTTATTGGAAGAATAATCTCTTTAGAGTCTACAAATGAAGATTTATGCAGAAAGTTTTATAGAGATTTTGAATCTGTTTATAGACTTTATGATGGAGGGAAAAAATGA
- a CDS encoding efflux RND transporter permease subunit has protein sequence MKSISEFSIRKPATATMFIISMIFFGILGLKKMPIEMLPNINKPTVRIRIKWDGATPSDVDKMITRKIEDVLPNVEGIVKYTSESSAEQSLIFVEFKYGTEVETKITLIQNEINQIRNKFPDDMKEPSIRKSSMSDVPAITFSMAGGDRMEMRSYAENNLKPMLERISGVAQIQVFGGQEQEVSVEVDPNKLENYNLGIMDVYDKMNKASVNLPGGILREGEKEYLIKIEAEIETADQIKEIVLSNKDGHLLKLKDIAKIQVAPKDRTSIYRKNGKDSIVVIVSKTDDGNSVAIVNETKSVIERNRGSLPINTVLNYEFDSSVTILNSISNVRSSGMQGLILASVILFVFLKSISATLIIAVAIPISIIFTFFLLNIQGISINLISLMGLSLGIGMLVDNSVVVVDNIFRHMTELGKTRLQAAKDGAEEMALPVLASTMTTVAAFLPLVFQEGLAKEQFNNLCYAISYSLLASLVISLTFVPMIASKVMDSKKDLNAEGKIMINFRKIYVATLKWAIRHRGAVLGILALLFAGSMFAASKIGGRYIPTVDEGRYAVVAKLPSGADVNKADRIGKVLEDKAVTLSFVRDYTVSGNSSNAILNINAGLKTSRDESLQEIIRELRKTFVEFPDVELTITPGYKFGTRGIYDLEFELYSDNESQLQIISQELKERIKNIDGIYDVTSSFEGGKPEGKFYIDREKAEYYGLDVKNIATMIQTQILGGTPIKINSDNSEIDVTLQLQKKYRESTGLILDSRITLPNGGNIRISDVAEFRAEEGPSKIEKKDKKKKIVIYANLKDELDLETAQKLVTASLEDMGYPEGLTYGTGGKSADMAEMGAQLKSTFAIAVFLIYFILVWQFESFIMPFVIILSIPLSTTGAFYALYAAGLSIDAMVSVGFVMLAGIVVNNAIVLIDFINIRRAAGDNMNKALITAGKTRLRPILMTTLTTVLGMIPLMFSNGEGSEIYKGMSFVVVFGLSTATLLTLVVIPVFYYLIDDFILVMKKFRKKLLKKS, from the coding sequence ATGAAATCAATTTCAGAATTTTCAATAAGAAAACCAGCTACTGCTACAATGTTTATAATATCAATGATTTTCTTTGGTATACTTGGTCTTAAAAAGATGCCAATAGAAATGCTTCCTAATATAAATAAACCAACTGTAAGAATAAGAATAAAATGGGATGGAGCAACTCCATCAGATGTAGACAAAATGATTACAAGAAAAATAGAGGATGTTCTTCCCAATGTAGAGGGAATAGTAAAGTATACTTCTGAATCATCTGCTGAACAGTCTCTTATATTTGTAGAATTTAAATATGGAACTGAAGTTGAAACTAAAATAACTCTTATACAAAATGAGATAAATCAAATAAGAAATAAATTTCCAGATGATATGAAAGAGCCTTCTATAAGAAAGAGTTCAATGTCAGATGTACCAGCTATTACATTTTCTATGGCTGGTGGAGACAGAATGGAAATGAGAAGTTATGCTGAAAATAATTTAAAGCCTATGCTTGAAAGAATTTCAGGAGTTGCTCAGATACAGGTTTTTGGAGGACAGGAACAAGAAGTATCAGTAGAAGTGGATCCAAATAAATTAGAAAACTATAATCTTGGAATAATGGATGTATATGATAAAATGAATAAGGCAAGTGTCAATCTTCCAGGAGGAATTTTAAGGGAGGGAGAAAAAGAATACCTTATAAAAATAGAGGCAGAGATAGAAACTGCTGATCAGATAAAAGAGATAGTTTTAAGTAATAAAGATGGACATCTTTTAAAACTAAAGGATATAGCAAAGATACAAGTTGCTCCAAAAGATAGAACATCAATATATAGAAAAAATGGGAAAGACAGTATAGTAGTTATTGTTTCAAAAACAGATGATGGAAACTCTGTTGCTATTGTAAATGAAACTAAAAGTGTGATAGAGAGAAATAGAGGATCATTACCTATCAATACTGTATTGAATTATGAATTTGACTCTTCTGTTACAATATTGAATTCCATATCTAATGTTAGATCAAGTGGAATGCAGGGATTGATTTTGGCATCTGTTATACTTTTTGTTTTTTTAAAAAGTATTTCAGCTACATTAATAATAGCTGTGGCTATTCCTATCTCTATAATCTTTACTTTTTTTCTGTTGAATATTCAGGGAATAAGTATCAATTTGATATCACTTATGGGATTGTCTCTGGGAATAGGAATGCTGGTAGATAATTCAGTAGTAGTTGTAGATAATATATTCAGACATATGACAGAACTTGGAAAAACAAGGTTACAGGCAGCAAAGGATGGAGCAGAAGAAATGGCTCTTCCTGTATTAGCTTCAACAATGACTACTGTTGCAGCATTTTTGCCTTTGGTTTTCCAGGAAGGATTGGCAAAGGAACAATTCAATAATTTGTGTTATGCAATATCATATTCATTACTAGCTTCATTGGTAATATCTCTTACATTTGTACCTATGATAGCAAGTAAGGTGATGGACAGTAAAAAAGATCTGAATGCTGAAGGAAAAATAATGATAAACTTCAGAAAAATATATGTTGCAACATTGAAATGGGCTATAAGACATAGAGGAGCAGTATTAGGTATATTGGCACTTTTGTTTGCAGGATCAATGTTTGCTGCATCAAAAATCGGGGGAAGATATATTCCAACTGTTGATGAAGGGAGATATGCTGTAGTTGCAAAGCTTCCATCAGGAGCAGATGTAAATAAAGCTGATAGAATAGGAAAAGTTCTTGAAGATAAAGCTGTTACACTTTCATTTGTAAGAGATTATACAGTTTCAGGAAACAGTTCAAATGCTATTCTTAATATAAATGCAGGATTGAAAACTTCAAGAGATGAATCTCTTCAAGAAATAATAAGAGAGTTAAGAAAAACTTTTGTAGAGTTTCCAGATGTAGAATTAACAATAACTCCAGGATATAAGTTTGGAACAAGAGGAATATATGATTTAGAGTTTGAACTTTATTCAGATAATGAATCACAGCTTCAAATAATTTCTCAGGAACTTAAAGAAAGAATAAAAAATATTGATGGAATCTATGATGTAACTTCATCATTTGAAGGTGGAAAACCAGAAGGAAAATTCTATATAGATAGAGAGAAAGCTGAGTATTACGGATTGGATGTAAAAAATATAGCAACAATGATACAAACTCAAATATTAGGGGGAACTCCTATTAAAATTAATAGTGATAATAGTGAAATAGATGTTACACTTCAATTACAGAAAAAATATAGAGAATCTACAGGCTTGATATTAGATTCCAGAATAACTCTTCCAAATGGCGGGAATATCAGAATATCTGATGTTGCTGAGTTTAGAGCTGAAGAGGGACCTTCAAAAATAGAAAAGAAAGACAAGAAAAAGAAAATAGTTATATATGCCAACTTAAAAGATGAACTTGATCTTGAGACTGCTCAAAAACTTGTCACTGCTTCTTTGGAAGACATGGGATATCCAGAAGGATTAACTTATGGAACAGGAGGAAAAAGTGCTGATATGGCTGAAATGGGAGCTCAGTTGAAATCAACATTTGCCATTGCAGTATTTCTTATTTATTTTATTCTTGTTTGGCAGTTTGAATCATTTATAATGCCATTTGTTATTATATTATCTATACCTCTTTCTACAACAGGAGCATTCTATGCTCTGTATGCAGCAGGACTTAGTATAGATGCTATGGTTTCAGTGGGATTTGTCATGCTGGCAGGGATAGTTGTAAATAATGCCATTGTATTGATAGATTTTATTAATATAAGAAGAGCTGCTGGAGATAATATGAATAAAGCTCTTATTACAGCTGGAAAGACAAGATTAAGACCAATTTTGATGACTACACTTACTACTGTTCTTGGAATGATTCCATTGATGTTCAGTAATGGAGAAGGATCTGAAATATATAAAGGAATGTCTTTTGTAGTTGTATTTGGTCTTTCAACAGCTACACTTTTAACTTTGGTGGTAATACCAGTGTTCTATTATTTAATAGATGATTTTATACTTGTAATGAAAAAATTTAGAAAAAAATTATTAAAAAAATCGTAA
- a CDS encoding MerR family transcriptional regulator, producing the protein MEDYLTIGEISKLTAVPISTLRYYDSEGIFSPALKDEKNNYRYYTGFQIPVLKIIVHLKKLGFTNDSIKSHLNNLNYSHTLELITKIIEETKAEIKRLQRIEKELIQNSEQIKYLIEIDEKIDAFFIEEIDEIKAVYTEISLDIDSKKIIQAAFKKLDSSLNSNNSSEVSKKIDAPLSNTILPIGIYALIIPKENIDNGSFKEEKIILMQDVKNIEKKITIPKNRFACLYCKNKFKNRREYIDKLLEWVKENGFEIIGDAIIHFLAGPGFVKDPKELLYAVKIPIK; encoded by the coding sequence ATGGAAGATTACTTGACAATTGGAGAAATATCTAAACTAACAGCAGTTCCTATCTCTACATTACGTTATTATGATAGTGAAGGAATATTTTCTCCTGCTTTGAAAGATGAAAAAAATAACTATAGATACTATACAGGATTCCAGATTCCAGTATTGAAAATAATAGTACATTTGAAAAAATTAGGATTTACAAATGATTCTATAAAAAGTCATTTAAATAATCTCAATTATTCTCATACTTTGGAATTAATAACAAAGATAATAGAAGAAACGAAAGCTGAAATAAAAAGACTCCAAAGAATAGAAAAAGAATTAATACAAAATTCTGAACAGATAAAATATCTGATTGAAATAGATGAAAAAATAGATGCTTTTTTTATAGAAGAGATAGATGAAATAAAAGCTGTATATACAGAAATTTCTTTAGATATTGATTCTAAAAAAATAATTCAAGCAGCATTTAAAAAATTGGACAGCAGTTTGAATTCTAATAATTCTTCTGAAGTAAGTAAAAAAATAGATGCTCCTTTAAGTAATACTATTTTGCCAATAGGGATATATGCTTTGATAATTCCTAAGGAAAATATTGATAATGGAAGCTTCAAAGAAGAAAAAATTATTCTTATGCAGGATGTAAAAAATATTGAAAAGAAAATAACAATACCTAAAAATAGGTTTGCATGCCTTTACTGTAAAAATAAATTTAAAAACAGAAGAGAATATATTGATAAGCTGTTAGAATGGGTAAAAGAGAATGGTTTTGAAATCATAGGAGATGCTATTATACATTTTCTGGCAGGGCCTGGTTTTGTAAAGGATCCTAAAGAGCTGCTCTATGCAGTAAAAATACCAATAAAATAG
- a CDS encoding efflux RND transporter permease subunit yields the protein MTLAGLSIRRPVATTMVMISVMFIGLMAMFSMKSELLPNMNIPVVTVRTTWQGAVAEDVETQVTKKIEEILPNVEGIDKIESTSTYGQSTIVVKFDYGINADDKVTEIQRELSKITNDLPSAADTPIAKKVEAGTGNLTLVIMMSAPNKTELSSFVEEYLKPKFESLPGIGQVNVFGNPDKQLQIQIDSDKLAAYDLSPMELYDMIRVSSLNVPLGTISTGTKDVIVRFMGELNYIDTFEDMILKSNGNTLRVKDVADVVFTTEDATDISYLSGKESIAVIVEKSSDGSTIDLNKRALEALESLESIMPPETVYNVLLDTSIDINQSISNVSGTAVQGLILATIVLFLFLKNMRATLLVSAALPVAVIFTFAFLALNGTSLNLISLMGLSIGVGMLTDNSVVVVDNIYRHMTELKSPVMEASDNATTEVAMSVIASALTTMVVFIPILFIPGIAREIFRDLAYSIIFSNLAAIIVSLTLIPMLASRFLTNKADITKEGKIFGTVKGNYLKLINWAVKNRWKTVGITVLVFILSIGIVPRFLKMEFMPKQDQGRYSIVAELGKGLDLEKSKAIAKEIEEIIINEPNTQSYFTIVQNDNFSINVDIGKKDTRKTSVFDIITKLRPIVEKIPDTRTNLSEDFAMGSQQRDIQFDIVGSNLDEIREVGAKVLEEMKKYPGAVDIKSTLDPGNIEARVVLDRDKIKSYGINPSVIAQTLSYSVLGGDRGDTVTVKTGVEEIDVMVRLPKNKRNDINALKNLNIKIDSGKFIKLSDVADIVMAEGSSEINKKDRIYSVTVSANDGGVGMKAIQDKLVETYNSINPPKSVDYRWGGNSENLSDATSQLGFALGISIFLIYALLAAQFENFVLPVIIIGSIPLALVGIVWGLLVTGQPVDIMVMIGVILLAGIVVNNAIVLIDFIKMTRERGSERQEAVIESCRTRLRPILMTTMTTVLGMLPLSLGIGEGAEIYRGMAITVMFGLTFSTLLTLVVIPILYTLIEDMNNAILKFLKKVYNKIMNLLPKKLSGRD from the coding sequence GTTGAGGGAATAGATAAAATAGAATCAACATCAACTTATGGACAGTCTACTATAGTTGTAAAATTTGATTATGGAATAAATGCAGATGATAAGGTAACAGAGATACAAAGAGAGTTGTCAAAGATAACTAATGATCTGCCTAGTGCAGCTGATACGCCAATAGCAAAAAAAGTAGAAGCAGGAACAGGGAATCTGACTCTTGTAATAATGATGAGTGCTCCAAATAAAACAGAGTTAAGCAGTTTTGTTGAAGAGTATTTAAAGCCTAAATTTGAAAGTCTTCCTGGTATTGGGCAAGTAAATGTATTTGGAAATCCAGATAAACAACTTCAAATACAAATAGACAGTGACAAACTTGCAGCTTATGATCTTTCTCCAATGGAACTATATGATATGATAAGAGTATCAAGTTTAAATGTACCATTGGGAACTATCAGTACAGGAACTAAAGATGTAATAGTGAGATTTATGGGAGAATTAAACTATATAGATACTTTTGAAGATATGATTCTGAAAAGTAATGGAAATACTTTAAGAGTAAAAGATGTAGCTGATGTTGTGTTTACTACTGAAGATGCAACAGATATTTCATATCTTTCAGGAAAAGAATCAATAGCAGTAATAGTGGAAAAATCATCAGATGGAAGTACAATAGATCTTAATAAAAGAGCGCTTGAAGCTCTTGAAAGCTTGGAATCTATTATGCCTCCAGAAACAGTATATAATGTATTGCTCGATACCTCAATTGATATCAACCAATCAATTTCAAATGTTAGTGGAACAGCAGTACAGGGGCTTATATTAGCAACAATAGTTCTATTTTTGTTTTTAAAAAATATGAGAGCAACACTTTTGGTATCAGCAGCACTTCCAGTGGCAGTAATATTTACATTTGCATTTCTTGCACTTAATGGAACATCACTTAACCTTATTTCATTGATGGGATTATCAATAGGAGTAGGAATGCTGACAGATAACTCTGTGGTTGTTGTAGATAATATTTATCGGCATATGACAGAGCTGAAATCGCCAGTAATGGAAGCTTCAGATAATGCAACAACAGAGGTTGCTATGTCAGTTATAGCATCAGCTCTTACAACAATGGTTGTATTTATTCCTATACTATTTATTCCAGGGATAGCAAGAGAAATATTTAGGGATTTAGCATATTCAATAATATTTTCAAACCTTGCAGCAATAATAGTTTCTCTTACATTAATACCAATGCTTGCAAGTAGATTTCTTACAAATAAAGCAGATATTACAAAAGAAGGAAAAATATTTGGAACAGTTAAAGGTAACTATTTAAAATTAATAAATTGGGCTGTAAAAAATAGATGGAAAACAGTTGGAATAACAGTGCTTGTATTTATACTCTCAATAGGAATTGTACCAAGATTTTTGAAAATGGAATTTATGCCTAAACAAGATCAGGGTAGATATTCAATAGTTGCAGAGTTAGGAAAAGGGCTTGACCTTGAAAAATCAAAAGCAATAGCTAAAGAGATAGAGGAAATCATTATCAATGAACCTAATACCCAAAGTTATTTTACTATTGTCCAAAATGATAATTTTTCTATTAATGTTGATATAGGTAAGAAAGATACAAGAAAAACTTCTGTATTTGATATAATTACTAAATTAAGACCAATTGTTGAAAAAATACCAGACACAAGAACAAACCTATCAGAAGATTTTGCAATGGGATCACAACAGAGAGATATTCAATTTGATATAGTTGGTTCTAATCTTGATGAAATTAGAGAAGTAGGAGCAAAAGTTCTGGAAGAAATGAAGAAATATCCAGGAGCAGTTGATATAAAATCAACATTGGATCCAGGAAATATAGAAGCAAGGGTAGTTTTAGATAGAGATAAAATAAAAAGTTATGGAATCAACCCTTCAGTAATAGCTCAGACTTTGAGTTATTCAGTATTAGGAGGAGACAGAGGAGATACAGTAACTGTTAAAACTGGAGTAGAAGAGATAGATGTAATGGTAAGATTACCTAAAAATAAAAGAAATGATATCAATGCTTTAAAAAATCTTAATATAAAAATAGACAGTGGAAAATTTATAAAACTATCAGATGTAGCAGATATAGTAATGGCAGAAGGGTCATCAGAAATAAATAAAAAAGATAGAATATATAGTGTAACAGTGTCTGCAAATGATGGTGGAGTTGGAATGAAAGCTATTCAGGACAAACTGGTAGAAACATATAACTCAATTAATCCACCAAAATCAGTTGATTACAGATGGGGTGGAAACTCAGAAAATCTAAGTGATGCAACAAGTCAGCTGGGATTTGCATTAGGAATTTCAATATTTTTAATATATGCGTTACTGGCAGCACAGTTTGAAAACTTTGTACTTCCAGTAATAATCATAGGATCAATACCACTTGCATTAGTAGGTATTGTATGGGGACTTTTGGTAACTGGGCAGCCTGTTGATATAATGGTTATGATAGGGGTAATACTTCTAGCAGGAATAGTTGTAAATAATGCCATAGTATTGATAGACTTTATTAAGATGACGAGAGAAAGAGGAAGTGAGAGACAGGAAGCAGTAATAGAATCATGCAGAACGAGACTGAGACCTATTTTAATGACAACTATGACAACAGTATTGGGAATGCTTCCACTTTCATTGGGAATAGGAGAAGGAGCAGAGATATACAGAGGAATGGCTATAACAGTTATGTTTGGATTGACATTCTCAACACTTCTGACATTGGTTGTAATTCCAATCCTTTATACATTGATTGAAGATATGAATAATGCTATTTTAAAATTTCTTAAAAAAGTGTATAATAAGATTATGAATCTTTTACCTAAAAAATTGAGTGGAAGAGATTAA